One genomic window of Sporosarcina ureae includes the following:
- the dxr gene encoding 1-deoxy-D-xylulose-5-phosphate reductoisomerase gives MKKINLLGATGSIGTQTLSIIAAHPDRFELTAMSAGRNIQKVSEIIARFQPKLVSVLEEADAARLKKEFPKVQFVHGDEGLIEATVGMEADVLLNSVIGSVGLRPTLAAIKAGMTIAIANKETLVAAGNLVVEAAQRHNVPLVPVDSEHSALFQSLNGENPKRITNLILTASGGSFRDYTRDQLQNVTVEQALAHPNWSMGNKLTIDSATMMNKGLEVIEAHHLFAMPYDQIECLLHKESIIHSMVEFEDTSVMAQLGSPDMRVPIQYALTYPDRIQMADAKRLRLDEIGKLHFEKMDYTRFKALSLAYDAGREGGTMPTAMNAANEVAVQLFMEGHISFLQIEEIIEEMMQQHQTIQNPNLEEILETDRNTRKKVYGIVKYQD, from the coding sequence ATGAAGAAAATCAATTTGCTTGGTGCTACCGGTTCAATCGGAACTCAAACATTAAGCATTATTGCAGCCCATCCTGATCGCTTTGAATTAACGGCGATGTCAGCAGGAAGAAACATACAAAAAGTAAGTGAAATCATTGCAAGATTTCAACCCAAATTAGTTTCTGTTTTAGAGGAAGCAGATGCAGCACGCTTAAAAAAAGAGTTTCCTAAAGTTCAATTCGTTCATGGTGATGAAGGACTTATTGAAGCAACGGTAGGAATGGAAGCGGATGTCTTACTAAACTCAGTAATCGGCAGTGTAGGACTGAGACCGACACTTGCGGCGATTAAAGCGGGAATGACAATTGCTATTGCGAATAAAGAAACACTGGTAGCAGCAGGGAATCTCGTTGTAGAAGCGGCACAACGTCATAATGTCCCCCTTGTTCCAGTAGATAGTGAACATTCTGCATTGTTCCAGTCATTAAATGGTGAGAATCCGAAACGGATCACAAACTTGATATTAACAGCATCGGGTGGGAGTTTTAGGGACTATACGCGGGATCAACTTCAAAATGTTACAGTAGAACAAGCACTCGCACATCCGAATTGGTCAATGGGTAACAAGTTAACTATTGATTCGGCAACGATGATGAACAAAGGATTAGAAGTAATAGAAGCACATCATTTATTTGCGATGCCATATGATCAAATAGAATGCCTACTACATAAAGAAAGTATTATCCACTCCATGGTGGAGTTTGAAGATACAAGCGTCATGGCACAACTAGGTTCACCTGATATGCGTGTTCCGATTCAATACGCACTGACCTATCCGGATCGTATTCAAATGGCCGATGCTAAACGTCTTCGTCTCGATGAAATTGGCAAATTGCATTTTGAAAAAATGGATTATACACGATTTAAAGCCTTGTCACTTGCATATGATGCAGGTAGGGAAGGAGGCACTATGCCTACAGCGATGAATGCGGCAAATGAAGTGGCGGTTCAACTGTTCATGGAAGGTCATATTTCTTTCTTGCAAATCGAAGAAATTATTGAAGAAATGATGCAGCAACATCAAACTATTCAAAATCCTAATTTGGAAGAAATTTTGGAGACAGATCGCAATACGCGGAAAAAAGTCTATGGTATAGTTAAGTATCAAGATTAA
- the pyrH gene encoding UMP kinase — protein MSIPKYKRIVLKLSGEALAGDQGYGLSPEVVKSVASQVKEVVELGVEVAVVVGGGNIWRGKVGSEMGMDRTTADYMGMLATVMNSLALQDALEKLGPETRVMSSIDMRQVAEPYIRRKAIRHLEKNRVVIFAAGTGNPYFSTDTTAALRAAEIEADVILMAKNNVDGVYSADPMKDSTATKYLELSYLEVISQGLEVMDSTASTLCMDNDIPLVVFSIMDNGNIKKAVLGDKIGTVVRRNKQ, from the coding sequence ATGAGTATTCCAAAATATAAGCGCATCGTGTTAAAATTAAGTGGAGAAGCATTAGCTGGGGATCAAGGCTACGGATTGTCTCCGGAAGTTGTTAAATCAGTTGCAAGCCAAGTGAAAGAAGTAGTAGAACTTGGCGTAGAAGTAGCTGTAGTAGTAGGTGGCGGAAACATTTGGCGTGGGAAAGTCGGAAGTGAAATGGGGATGGACCGTACAACAGCTGACTACATGGGAATGCTTGCAACGGTTATGAACTCTCTTGCTCTTCAGGATGCCCTTGAAAAGCTAGGACCAGAAACTCGAGTAATGTCTTCTATTGACATGAGACAAGTAGCTGAACCTTACATACGTCGGAAAGCAATCCGTCATCTAGAAAAAAATCGTGTCGTAATATTTGCGGCAGGAACAGGTAACCCCTATTTCTCCACAGATACAACAGCTGCTTTACGTGCTGCTGAAATTGAAGCAGATGTTATTTTAATGGCGAAGAACAACGTAGACGGTGTTTATTCTGCTGATCCGATGAAAGACTCTACAGCTACAAAATACTTAGAACTGTCCTATCTTGAAGTGATTAGTCAAGGACTTGAAGTGATGGATTCCACTGCTTCGACTCTATGTATGGACAATGATATCCCGCTCGTAGTATTCTCAATTATGGATAATGGTAATATTAAAAAAGCCGTACTAGGTGATAAAATCGGGACGGTTGTTAGGAGGAATAAGCAATGA
- a CDS encoding proline--tRNA ligase gives MKQSKTFIPTMRENPSDIEMRSHQLLLRAGYIRQNANGVYTYLTLAQRVLRKIETIIREEMEAVEGIEISMPSLQSSSILKETERWDSYGKEMFHVADRQTNQLALSSSDEEAIIDLLRDEVRSYKKLPLTIFQIKTKFRDEIKPRAGLLHSREFIRKDAYSFHSTQESLDEKYLEVMQAYTNMLTRLGMHFRMVISDGGTGSHEFIALTDNGEDRIAYSDSSSYAANMEFAEVHVDYEPSDEKQLEMIKVSTPNQRTIEDLTSFLSVSPERVIKSLVYKVDHDFIMVICRGDHSVNEYKLKRFLHVKHMELATEQQIEELLGCHAGSIGPVKLPIGVRVYADHAIKAMVNVVAGANIDDYHLLNVNPERDFAIDDYVDIRFVQEGDSSPDGMGTIKFTEGIGIGHLRKLGTVFSEQMKGTFLNENGRKKPFIMGSYSLGISRLLATIAEQFNDETGLKWPKHLAPFDIHLITTNVKDEVQTQLADELYAVLESYRYDVLYDDRAERAGVKFADADLIGLPVRIIIGKRASEGVVEVMYRHSGESIDWQKEEVLEKLQSFFSAD, from the coding sequence ATGAAACAATCGAAAACGTTTATACCCACAATGCGTGAAAATCCATCCGATATAGAGATGCGTTCGCATCAGTTATTGCTGCGAGCAGGTTATATCCGTCAGAATGCCAATGGTGTTTACACATATTTAACTCTTGCACAAAGAGTTCTTAGGAAAATCGAAACGATTATTCGTGAAGAAATGGAAGCTGTTGAAGGCATAGAAATTTCTATGCCGTCGCTGCAAAGCTCAAGTATTCTTAAGGAAACCGAACGGTGGGATTCTTACGGTAAGGAAATGTTCCATGTTGCTGATAGACAGACCAATCAATTGGCATTGAGCTCAAGCGATGAGGAAGCAATCATTGATTTACTGCGTGATGAAGTTCGATCGTATAAAAAGTTACCATTAACAATTTTTCAAATCAAAACCAAATTCCGTGATGAAATAAAGCCGCGTGCGGGTTTACTCCATAGCAGAGAATTCATAAGAAAAGATGCCTATTCATTCCATTCAACGCAAGAGAGCTTGGATGAAAAGTATTTAGAAGTCATGCAGGCCTACACTAATATGCTAACTCGTCTTGGTATGCATTTCCGCATGGTTATATCGGATGGTGGAACAGGTTCACATGAGTTCATAGCATTGACCGACAACGGGGAAGATCGGATAGCATATAGCGATAGTTCTTCTTATGCTGCGAATATGGAATTTGCTGAAGTACATGTTGATTATGAGCCGTCCGATGAAAAGCAGTTAGAGATGATAAAAGTCTCCACTCCGAATCAACGAACGATTGAAGATCTCACTTCATTTTTATCAGTTAGTCCGGAGCGTGTAATCAAATCATTGGTGTATAAAGTGGACCATGATTTTATTATGGTGATTTGTCGAGGCGATCATAGCGTCAATGAATATAAATTGAAGCGATTTTTACATGTGAAACATATGGAGCTGGCAACAGAACAACAGATTGAAGAATTGCTAGGCTGTCATGCCGGTTCGATTGGTCCTGTGAAATTACCGATAGGTGTAAGGGTATATGCAGATCATGCAATCAAAGCAATGGTGAACGTAGTGGCGGGCGCGAATATTGACGATTATCACTTATTGAATGTCAACCCGGAACGCGATTTTGCTATTGATGATTATGTAGATATCCGTTTCGTTCAAGAAGGGGACAGTTCTCCTGACGGAATGGGTACGATTAAATTCACTGAAGGAATAGGGATAGGACATCTCCGTAAATTAGGCACCGTCTTCAGTGAGCAGATGAAAGGAACATTCCTCAATGAAAATGGCAGAAAAAAGCCTTTTATTATGGGAAGTTATAGTCTGGGTATCTCTCGTTTACTGGCTACAATTGCCGAGCAATTCAATGATGAAACAGGATTGAAGTGGCCGAAGCATTTAGCACCATTTGATATTCATTTGATTACAACGAATGTCAAAGATGAAGTGCAAACACAGCTCGCGGATGAGTTATATGCGGTTCTAGAGTCTTATCGATACGATGTGTTGTATGACGATCGTGCCGAACGTGCGGGTGTGAAATTCGCTGACGCTGACTTGATTGGTTTACCAGTCCGTATTATAATCGGTAAACGAGCAAGTGAAGGTGTTGTGGAGGTCATGTACCGCCATAGTGGCGAATCAATAGATTGGCAAAAGGAAGAAGTGTTGGAAAAGCTACAATCCTTCTTTAGTGCAGATTAA
- a CDS encoding isoprenyl transferase, whose product MLRKLMRKKTADIQLLDERIEAVKNRQIPNHVAIIMDGNGRWAKQRKMPRIAGHHEGMKTVRQITNFANAMGVKVLTLYAFSTENWKRPRMEIDFLMNLPGEFLTTYLPELMEKSIKVEMIGDMDALPKHTKKAIEKAMEQTKDNKGLILNFAMNYGSRVELVHAMKELVEEVAAGTLKVEEINESSIESKLMTAHLPEPDLLIRTSGEVRLSNFMLWQLAYAEFIFTDVLWPDYDEDCFLQAIEDFQKRNRRFGSLEGDQKR is encoded by the coding sequence ATGCTTAGAAAACTAATGCGAAAAAAAACGGCAGACATTCAGTTGCTGGACGAACGGATTGAAGCCGTTAAAAATAGACAAATTCCTAACCATGTGGCGATTATCATGGATGGAAATGGAAGATGGGCGAAGCAACGTAAAATGCCGCGAATTGCAGGCCACCATGAAGGAATGAAAACCGTTAGGCAAATTACCAATTTTGCAAATGCTATGGGCGTGAAAGTACTCACTCTCTATGCGTTTTCAACTGAAAATTGGAAGAGGCCCAGAATGGAAATTGACTTCTTGATGAATCTTCCCGGCGAATTTCTTACTACGTATTTACCCGAGCTAATGGAAAAAAGCATCAAAGTAGAAATGATCGGAGATATGGATGCGCTTCCGAAGCATACAAAAAAAGCGATTGAGAAAGCAATGGAGCAAACTAAAGATAACAAAGGTTTAATTTTAAATTTCGCGATGAATTATGGTAGCAGAGTAGAGCTAGTTCATGCAATGAAAGAATTAGTTGAAGAAGTGGCTGCTGGAACATTAAAAGTGGAGGAAATTAATGAAAGTTCAATCGAATCCAAACTAATGACTGCCCATTTGCCAGAACCTGACCTACTAATTCGCACAAGCGGTGAAGTACGTTTGTCCAATTTTATGCTATGGCAACTTGCCTATGCAGAATTCATTTTTACGGATGTATTATGGCCAGATTACGATGAAGACTGCTTTTTACAAGCAATAGAAGATTTCCAAAAAAGGAATCGACGTTTTGGAAGCTTGGAAGGAGATCAGAAAAGATGA
- the tsf gene encoding translation elongation factor Ts → MATITAQMVKELREKTGAGMMDCKKALTKVDGDMEAAMEYMREKGLSSAAKKADRIAAEGVANILVQGNAAVILEVNAETDFVAKNEGFQTLVKEISEFLLATKPATVEEANAAKLDNGLTVSEHISNAVAKIGEKITLRRFEIREKTDQDAFGPYLHMGGRIAVLTVLEGSTDSDAAKDVAMHIAAMNPKYISRDEVSADEVEKERNVLTEQALNEGKPENIVAKMVEGRLGKYFEEICVLDQAFVKNSDQKVRDFVKTTGGTLVEFIRYEVGEGIEKREDNFADEVMSQVKGN, encoded by the coding sequence ATGGCAACAATTACAGCCCAAATGGTTAAAGAACTTCGTGAAAAAACAGGCGCAGGTATGATGGATTGCAAAAAGGCATTAACTAAAGTAGACGGTGACATGGAAGCAGCAATGGAATATATGCGTGAAAAAGGTCTTTCAAGTGCAGCGAAAAAAGCAGATCGTATTGCAGCTGAAGGTGTCGCAAACATTTTAGTTCAAGGTAATGCAGCAGTTATACTTGAAGTGAATGCTGAGACAGACTTCGTAGCTAAAAACGAAGGCTTCCAAACACTTGTTAAGGAAATTTCTGAGTTCTTACTTGCTACGAAACCTGCTACAGTAGAAGAAGCTAACGCAGCGAAATTAGATAATGGTTTGACAGTTTCTGAACACATTTCAAACGCAGTAGCTAAAATTGGAGAGAAAATTACTCTTCGCCGTTTTGAAATTCGTGAGAAAACAGATCAAGACGCTTTCGGTCCTTACTTGCACATGGGCGGACGTATCGCCGTGTTGACTGTTCTTGAAGGTTCAACAGATTCTGATGCAGCGAAAGATGTAGCAATGCATATCGCAGCGATGAACCCGAAATACATTTCACGCGACGAAGTATCTGCTGACGAAGTGGAAAAAGAGCGTAACGTATTGACTGAGCAAGCTTTAAACGAAGGTAAGCCGGAAAATATCGTAGCGAAAATGGTAGAAGGACGCCTTGGTAAATATTTCGAGGAAATCTGTGTCTTGGATCAAGCTTTCGTTAAGAATTCTGATCAAAAAGTTCGTGATTTCGTGAAAACAACTGGCGGAACATTAGTAGAGTTCATTCGTTATGAAGTGGGCGAAGGTATTGAAAAGCGCGAAGACAACTTTGCTGACGAAGTAATGAGCCAAGTAAAAGGTAACTAA
- a CDS encoding phosphatidate cytidylyltransferase: MKQRIITAIVALAFFVPLIIVGGLPFIMMIFAISTIGLYELLRMRKMSLFSIGGLISWLLLLVILLPSRWTEQVESFLKLEKLEMIYVLILLLLVYTVVMKNKWTFEDIAFSAISALYVGIGFYYLIETRLFGLEYIGYALLIIWSTDSGAYFVGRKIGKRKLWPDISPNKTIEGFIGGIISAIVITLIYNMFYPIATSFVSFIIITIVASIIGQMGDLVESALKRFYNVKDSGKLLPGHGGILDRFDSLLFVLPLLHFVQFIG, translated from the coding sequence ATGAAGCAAAGAATCATCACTGCTATTGTAGCTCTCGCATTTTTTGTGCCATTGATTATCGTCGGTGGATTACCTTTTATTATGATGATTTTTGCGATATCTACGATTGGTTTATATGAACTACTACGTATGCGTAAAATGTCTCTTTTTTCTATCGGTGGATTAATCTCTTGGTTACTTCTACTCGTCATTTTACTTCCATCTAGATGGACAGAACAAGTTGAAAGTTTCCTGAAATTAGAAAAACTTGAAATGATTTATGTATTGATATTATTGTTATTGGTTTATACTGTAGTAATGAAAAATAAGTGGACATTCGAAGATATTGCATTCAGTGCAATTAGTGCGCTGTATGTCGGTATCGGTTTTTATTATTTGATCGAAACTCGCTTATTCGGTTTAGAGTACATAGGCTATGCGTTACTTATTATCTGGTCAACAGATTCCGGTGCCTATTTTGTTGGACGTAAAATTGGTAAACGAAAACTATGGCCGGATATTTCACCTAATAAAACAATTGAAGGATTTATTGGGGGAATAATTTCCGCGATCGTGATTACGTTGATTTATAATATGTTCTATCCTATCGCTACGTCATTCGTGTCGTTTATTATCATTACAATAGTGGCATCCATTATAGGTCAAATGGGTGACTTAGTTGAATCAGCACTGAAACGTTTCTATAACGTCAAAGATTCTGGGAAGCTGTTGCCTGGACATGGAGGCATTTTGGACAGATTTGACAGCTTACTATTTGTACTCCCATTGCTTCACTTTGTTCAATTCATAGGATAA
- the rseP gene encoding RIP metalloprotease RseP → METVIAFIVIFGTLVAFHEFGHFLFAKRAGIMVREFAIGMGPKILALRKGETQYTIRLLPLGGYVRMAGEDFDTVELQPGYRVGLLLNAQDEIEKIYLNRNVSNPNVLNVEVEKSDLDKELYIEGYDEDGQLVHLKISRTAMIIEKGQETLIAPYDRQFESKPLGSRALAIFAGPLFNFILAFFIFLALGLMNGVPTNEPIISEVKPNTPAEMAGMKKDDLITGVDGKSIDSWTKFSEAIQKSAGVPMSIEVDRAGKQVVLDVVPDTVEDAGQEFGQIGVMYSSPLEKGFIKSIVFGAEQTYTWTVKIFELLGMLVTGQFTIDALSGPVGIYKATEEVAQHGIFNLMNWAAVLSINLGIMNLLPLPALDGGRLLFFLFEGLRGKPIDKQKEGMVHFVGIMLLMVLMLVVTWNDIQRFFF, encoded by the coding sequence ATGGAAACGGTTATTGCGTTTATAGTAATATTCGGGACACTTGTAGCATTTCATGAGTTTGGTCATTTCTTGTTTGCTAAGAGGGCCGGTATCATGGTTCGAGAGTTCGCTATCGGAATGGGACCTAAAATTTTAGCCCTCCGCAAAGGTGAAACGCAATACACAATCCGCTTATTGCCTTTAGGGGGATATGTCCGGATGGCTGGTGAAGATTTCGATACCGTCGAATTGCAGCCGGGTTACCGTGTAGGGTTATTATTGAATGCACAAGACGAAATAGAAAAGATTTACTTAAATCGAAATGTTTCCAATCCGAATGTTTTAAACGTAGAAGTAGAGAAGTCGGATTTAGATAAAGAATTATATATTGAAGGGTATGATGAAGATGGACAATTGGTTCATCTGAAAATTTCCAGAACGGCTATGATTATTGAAAAAGGGCAGGAAACATTAATTGCTCCCTACGATCGTCAGTTTGAATCCAAGCCACTAGGCAGCAGAGCATTGGCAATATTTGCAGGGCCGCTTTTCAATTTCATCTTGGCATTTTTCATATTCCTAGCTCTTGGATTAATGAATGGTGTACCAACCAATGAACCGATTATTTCGGAAGTGAAGCCGAATACGCCGGCAGAAATGGCTGGAATGAAAAAAGATGACTTAATCACGGGAGTAGACGGAAAGTCGATTGATTCTTGGACAAAGTTTTCTGAAGCGATTCAAAAAAGTGCCGGAGTCCCGATGTCAATTGAAGTTGATCGAGCGGGTAAGCAAGTGGTTTTAGATGTAGTACCTGATACAGTGGAAGATGCTGGACAGGAATTCGGTCAAATCGGTGTTATGTATTCAAGTCCATTGGAAAAAGGATTTATTAAATCCATAGTGTTCGGTGCCGAGCAGACTTACACATGGACAGTGAAAATCTTTGAACTATTAGGTATGCTAGTGACAGGTCAGTTCACAATAGACGCATTGTCCGGTCCTGTAGGTATTTATAAAGCAACTGAAGAAGTCGCTCAACACGGGATTTTCAATTTAATGAATTGGGCCGCTGTGCTAAGTATTAATCTAGGAATCATGAACTTGCTGCCATTACCTGCGTTAGACGGTGGAAGACTATTGTTCTTCCTGTTTGAAGGCTTAAGGGGCAAACCGATTGATAAACAAAAAGAAGGTATGGTGCATTTTGTAGGTATCATGTTATTAATGGTTTTGATGCTTGTTGTGACATGGAATGACATCCAACGATTTTTCTTCTAA
- the frr gene encoding ribosome recycling factor — protein sequence MTKEVMDQTRERMDKAHSAYSRQLASIRAGRASASLLDRISVIYYGAPTPLNQMAGISVPEPRLLVVQPYDKTTISEIEKAIMKSDIGITPSNDGSVIRLAVPALTEERRKDLVKDVKREAEDAKVAIRNVRRDSNEDLKKLEKDAEITEDELRRYNEQVQKMTDEFIEKIDQTAKDKENEILEI from the coding sequence ATGACAAAAGAAGTAATGGATCAGACGAGAGAACGTATGGATAAAGCACATAGCGCCTATTCAAGACAGTTGGCATCTATCCGTGCTGGAAGAGCTAGCGCGAGCCTATTAGACAGAATTTCTGTTATTTATTATGGAGCTCCTACACCTTTAAATCAAATGGCTGGAATTTCCGTACCAGAACCACGTTTGTTAGTAGTTCAGCCTTATGATAAGACTACAATCAGTGAAATCGAGAAAGCCATCATGAAATCAGACATCGGCATTACGCCGTCTAACGATGGGTCAGTTATTCGTCTTGCTGTCCCTGCGCTTACAGAAGAGCGTCGTAAAGATTTAGTGAAAGATGTTAAGCGTGAAGCAGAAGATGCAAAAGTGGCAATTCGTAATGTTCGTCGTGATAGTAATGAAGATTTGAAAAAGCTTGAAAAAGATGCAGAAATTACTGAAGATGAATTGCGCCGTTACAATGAACAAGTACAAAAGATGACGGATGAGTTTATCGAAAAAATTGATCAAACTGCAAAAGATAAAGAAAATGAAATCTTGGAAATCTGA